In Pyxicephalus adspersus chromosome 10, UCB_Pads_2.0, whole genome shotgun sequence, the DNA window TTTTCCTGTGGATAGCTCTGGGCCCGTCTTCTTCATATTCCTTCTTGGAGACCCACATTTTCTTGAAGGTGTCCAACGAAGCCAAAATAGATCCACTGAAAAggtaaaaagtgtattttaaaatgaaagccaACATGTGTAACATGTTAAATAACATCTGAGAAACTATTGCAGGTACAATTTTTAATGTGTTGGAGGATCCTGACTGTTAAAAGCACTCTGGAAGTGCTACAGTTTGTCTTAATCCATCACGGTTGCTTGTGCTGGGCagcttaaacaataaaaaaaaaatcctttacaggtagtctccgaattaaggatatccgacatacggacgactcctagatacaaagaagaagtcttttgctgttctgcaaacccttgtaactctttaatgaccaatacaaactctgtagcggtttctttttgcatataaaagcacagcttgctccatgcTTTCTTTCAATTTATTCTTACAATACAATCAATGCAAGAAAACAAggtgtaagactttgcacacctggGTTCTTGATGCACCTGGAAAGGTATATCCCCTACCATTATGGTGTGGAGAAGGACCTTTGCTAAGATAGATGTCTTTCTATAAAGCCAGATTTATAACTTATGCATTCATAAAGGCCCATGCTCCCTAGAAACCTGCAGCTACTGGCAGAGTACAGACATTTATATTCAAGCTGTAAGATTACTTTTAAGACTTTGTACACTTTGATGCACCTTAAAGATAATTTTGCTGATTTAGGCCACTGAAGGATCCATAGCATATAGACTCCTGAGTTTGCTTACCAATCCCTATACAATACAAACCGTGCCAGAAAATAGTCTTATCCTAGCAAGAAAGTGATTCCAAAAAGTAAACTGGAAGGTTCTTGAAtagcaaatatttgtatttgtgaatatgtatttaactgcaaattataaatataaaagggcAAATACAGTATTTAAGAAGAAAAGTCTGCCACTGGATTGTTTGCTTGCAATTGATATGcaccacaataaaacatttggtgTCCAAAATAAAGTGATGTACACCAAAACAGGTCAAACGCAGATAGGCACTAATTATGCAATGAAAGTAAATGGAACCTAAGCTAAGTTTCAATGCAGCAAAATGTACCATGGAGCAATGCACCATGGACACTTACtcttaaaataaaacttctgttgtgcttttaaaataaagttagatTACTTACCCAATCCATGTAGAATATAATCGTTCTTGAGGTGCAGATATctagacagaaaataaaatcacGTTAAAAGCAGCACAATTTTAAAATGATCACCTAATGGTGAATGCCCCTCgatggtaatatatttattacaagcGCCCctttaaactgaaaatatacAGAGAGATCATAGAAGATATTAAAagcagaacaccaaccaggtaaACGGTCATATATAGAagcaggtcagaaatggcagggTAAACAATCTCTTAGTATAAGttgtaaacattttccaaaagaTCTAGTATTTGTttactatatttgttttatatacatatctaAAACACTTGTTGATATCAGTTTACAAACAGTTTATAATAGTTTACAATAGTttatatttgctaaatatttcACCTGTTCTGAAAATCAGAAGTACTCCATTACTTGACAACCTAAGCTTTGTTATCCCAAATCAGCCCTAAAAGTTTGACTCCAGcccaaataattgtatatttttttaaatgtataatgagGTGGTACAGGGTTAGCTGCAATGAAATTGCGACAACATGAAGAGAGTTAACTTTTCTTCTTGTATGGTCACTAATAAAGAAAGTGAGGAAATCTCACTAATAGGTCACAAATAGAAATAcgataaaattagtttttaatttttttgctgtcCCAGTATTTGCTGGAGAATTTTATTAATTTCCTGACCCAATACCTACACAGGCAGTAGAGAGGAATCTCCCCTGTGGGAACACAGTCAGCAATATAAACTCTATATTACTATGTATTAGTTTTAGAGATTTGCAACCCTGTCATACAAAATGCATGTTTTGCCTGGATGGTATTGTCAGCATCTTCTAAAGTGATTTTAACCtttgtttgaatatttacaaaatatcagCTTGAAGATGAAGCTCCCTGTACGTGAATACAACAACTTTTATCCTAAAGCAAGGTTATATAGCCAGATTTATTTGCAGCTTTCCTGCAAAAATTATTTCCTTATTAGTGTTGCATATGGTAAGAGTTGGAAAACCTGACAGGTTTTTATTTGCCCAAAATGAGCAGAATCTTACCAAAGTGAACAATGactgtaaacaataaaaacacgaaacaataaagaaattaaatagaAAGATGCATACCCTTATCTTTACATCTTTTGGTGCTAATTTTTTTACTTCACTCAAAAGTCGGTCTCCAAAACCTAGAAGAAAAAGGCACAATATCACAGAGCTGTCCATATACAGTGGATATTAgtaagctttcataaaaaaatataaataccattttcttcataaaaataaattgaaaactgCACATTAATGCTCTAGAAACCTGGATCTCCAAGTTGCAGAAATCAGGCAATACCGTTTTGTAGGGTCTAAGTTAGGACAGCACATGGTTTTTAGGCCATAACCACCCATCATCCATCTGCAGAACACTGTCCGGTTTTACTAAGCAAGGAAGTTGGATAATGTAGAATTTATGTTAGGCTGGTGGATAGTACCTAGGTCCCAGCCACCCATCATTTCATATAGAACACAGTCCTCCCTGTGTTACTATGAAGAAAAGCTGGATGATGTGGGGTCTGTGTTGGGCTGGTGGATAGTAGCCAGGTTCCAGCCACCATTTATGTTCTGTAGTACAGTTCTGTGGTAAGAAGAAGAAACCTGGATGGCATGGGCTCTATATTGGGCTGGCTGACAGTAATCAGAAAGCCAGAAGAAGCAAAGATTATGCTGGCCTAGTATAGCAAATACAGCTGGGGAACAACTTCAAATAGTATAACCTTGTCTGTGGCATATTTATACATGGTAATAATCAGACACTGGGAGTGGGTTGAGAAACCTGCTTTACCTAACTACCTGCTGATTACCTTCAAAATACACTGTTACATGAAGAGGACCAAATTAACTGAGTcatcacaagtaaaaaaaatcactttagtcGAAGCCAAACACTAAATTTCTCACATGTAGGGTAGAAGTACTCTAAGGATAATTTAAGACATTCAATTATTATACTCCTAAAGATTTTATGATTTAGATATGCAAAGTGCAAAATATGACAGCTAAAAAAAAGGACTGAAAACCCCACATTCATATATGTCATCACCTTTAAATAAGGTGGATCCTCCTGAGAGCACTATGTTGGAGAACAAGGTCCGCCTTAGGTCCATGTCTGACTTCTGAATGGCAAATACTAACACCTCATGGATTCCTTCACACTCCTCTCCAATAAGATCTGGTCGGAACAGCAGCTCGGGCGCCCGGAAGCGGGCTGGGCCAATCTACACAAAAAGAATTAGGAACATgtgtaaaatgaacaaaacagAAGCTGCAACTTCTAACACTTCATAAAATGTTGGCAACCACACCCAGTGATCACATACTAGTGAGTCACCCAGCACAGCTCTCCCAGAATGCCTTGTGATAAAATATAAAGGAGAGAGTAGAGCTAGATCAGAAGGTCTATGGAAatctaaagttttaaaacaaatatcccATTGTGTAGTTATATCTTAATATTAGGTCATCTAATAAAAGATGATCAACATGAACATATGAAGagcttgggggaaaaaaacacacagaaatttGTTTGGCTGGAACAAAGCATTTAGGACTCTTTCATAGCTTTATGTTAGGAAAAGCGCATGGGTTTTCCTCAAAGCACATCATGCATTTACCAGAAACATGAACATGTGACAAAGTAAACACTACTTGTGTGTATTGCATATGCAGTGCGCTTCCCATGCATTTTCatgacctttattaaaaaaaaaacacacaccacagATGCagcaagtatttaaaaaatacaatgccatcatttttttgtgtgtgattctGTGGTCATGCATTGTAGCACATTAAAAGGAAAGAATGCAAAGGAGCGAAAAGGTACCATACAAATTAGATGTGCCGTATGTTTTACTACTGTGTGTGTGTTAATGTTTCTCagccatgtttttatttatatagtgctataaaaacattttggcatcTTAAGTCATATTACATTGTGTTAATTTCCTCAGTAAAGAGATGGAAATAACTGCAAggcaaaaatacaataacatttccacttaattatattaatattattctaggTGGTCATTGGATCAAGCTGTTTGTCAAAGCCCCAAACAGCAATTAAAGGCATGACAGGGTTATTACCTGTTGGGAGATATCCTTCCCTTGTTTCCTGTATAGTTACCAACAGGGCAGAAAGTAAGGGAAAGCCTTTGCAAAGGTGACACacaaccataaaaacaaaagaaagaaatgtatccTGGATGAACTTCCACTGTAAAAGCTCTATTGCTCTGCATGCTGCTCAGTCTAACACTGTAAACATATTTGCAGGAGGAGAGAGCACATGGGGACCTCAAGAAGATGCTGTAACTCCTTCCCCATCTAATGACAGGCTGGCCTGCATTGTAAAACTGAATGAACAATACAAATACTTTGGTAAGTATGTATTCACATATTTAGCTCCTTCCTTTGCATTCAtgctttattgtacatttttgccaatcttgaaaaaaacacacaaaaaaactacaaaacctTAAGTGGCTCATAAtactttcacaaataaaaaagctaatttaCAGTAAAGCAGTCACACCCATAAAGTTACAGATATTTGTTATTAAAGAATGGCAGTTGGCACTCTGCTTTTATTACTCCAATTACACCAGTCACCTAACATACGTGTTACTACCCTGTCTAGACATTATAAACATGAACTTTATTATTTCTGGAAAGTCCCAGCCAATGGTGGGCTACATGTctgatactatgggcctgattcattaaagctctccaaggctggagaggatacagtttcatcagtgaagctggatgacccaacaaacctggaatggatctggtccaggttttaaaacatttccaaaaaaatagcaaacggctttgaaaaaatccattccaggtttgctggatcacccagctttactgttgaaagtgtatcccctccagccttggatagctttaataaatcaggtaattTGCAAGAGAAAGTACATACCTCAATGGTGCTTCCATCAGGCAAGTAATACTGAGCCTTCTCTGTTTCCAGTGTCTCATCCTTTTGTGGATTTATGGACAGGTAGCATGCACGCTGTACAGAACAAAGCAGAACATTCATTTATAAACATTGGTGTAAAAGAtccagactttaaaaaaaatgtaccagaaGTATAATATAGCAGTCAAATTAATAATAGCAACTCAATAGAGAATAAATCGAAGAAACTGCTAATAAAAAGCAGCAAACACTTCACTGCAGGGAGTTCCTAAAAGAATGCTACACACATGAACAAATCAGAAGACTGAATGCTTATAGTGTGAGTTcagattaattatttttataattctaCCGGACCTTTAACTAGGCAGCTATAACACAGAGATTTATGTAAGATTGTGAATAAAGCCATCGTATTTACAAGATAGCAAGACTGTTTTTGAGCTAAGCTTGTAAATGCTATAAAGACACAATAAACAAAAGAGATATTTATTGCTTataatgttcattattttctGCCATgctttactatttactattacttgtGTTGGAAATGTAGATTTACCCTTAGAAAAGGGGTAGCCATAGATTCACTTCCATGGCAAGGTGAGAGGTGATATAACGTGTATCTAACTAAACATTAAACAATAGATAGTATGATGGGAAAAAGTCACAATGCATCAAATTCAATGGATTCTATAACAAATATTATTCCCCacgataaaaaaaactgaaatctaacAAATAAACTTGGCAGGTTagggacagtaaggctggggaggataggGCTGGATGATGATGGATAATCACACTGAAAATATCACACAGTGTGCAGGAAATCAGAGTAAATAATTTTTCGTACAGAAGAGGAGCTGGTATAAAATAAACATGCGTGTCCAACCACCCTATAGATTCTAAGGCGCTTTCTGTCCGTGTTTAAAGTCATAACCAACTTGTCCCACTTTTATACAACTCGATATAAAAGCACTACAAACCTCTTTGATAGTTTTGACTATTTCAAACTCAGCTGAGGTATGGAAGTCATAACCCTCCTTTCGCAGATAAAGTCGAAGGAAGCGAGAGACATCTCGGCCTGCAATGTCAATCCTCATGATGGAGTGAGGCATGGCAAAGCCTTCATAAATGGGTACTGCGTGTGTTACTCCATCTCCAGAGTCCAGAACGACACCTGTTGTTCTTCCTGTGGCATAGCTGGATGAAGGAAGAGAAAATTaatcaaataaacaatatttgtttacattaaaaatttaatATGACACAAGCACGGTGAATGCACATGTGTATTAGGCAGTGCATACGTTGTACATTCCCAGGGCTCTTTGGTAACATATCTACTGACAAAGATTCCTCTCTTTATTAATTATTGGCCACCTAGGGTTTTGTACTTGAATCCCATTTGTTCTCAGCTGTAATTAGATCTGCAGACATGATCTGCTCACTATCTAAAAATATAGCAGACCTGGTCTTAAAATAGTTTGAGGAacttaaatataaaagttatatcAGTCCAGAATTCCCAGTCCTTCAAACATGAGTCTTCAGTTACACTATGCTACACTTATAACATTGTTTATGTTCCAGAATTAACAAACTCTAGTGTGCAACATTAACTGTACAAATACCAGGAAGTAATAATGAATTTGGAAAATACATATCTAAGAAAGGGAAGTTCAACTCACatacaaatgtgtaaaataaatgatgcatGTCGGTCATCCAAAGCATCCAGAAATCATTAGGAGACTGACAATAAAAAACATGAGTACAGATACTCATACGGATGGTGACCTATCTCCAGAgagcaccaaactccttgtacatgctcttatctctcgtctagactcctcctctctggtattcctaacccgactctctcctctacaatctattatgaatggagcagccagactcatccatccttcccaccgctcctcttctgctgcctctctttgtagttctcttcattggcttcaattttaCCTTCGAACCAAATTCAAGCTTGTTACttcccccccacctcctagattgtaagctcttcggggcagggtcgtttcctcctactgtgtcactgtctttatcagTCTGTCAAttacaacccctttttattgtacaatgctccgttatatgttggcgctacataaattttgtttaataataatagtgggaCACTCACAGACTGAGCACAGCTTGCATGGAGATGAACAAAGCTGGAACATTAAAGGTCTCAAAGAAAACTTCTGCCGCTCGTTCACGATTTTTTCGGGGGTTCAATGGTGCTTCTGTTAGCAAGACTGGATGCTGAAGAAAAGCATTAAAGGAAAAATCAGTACTAAATGTCCGGATTATAACCTGATTTACTTTTATACATTGCCCTATAAATAAAGGGGGTTCACAAATTAATTCAATTTTGTAAATGCACCAAGTTCCTCTACTGTCTACCAGTACAGGGCGAGCTGGGTTTTCAACATAAAAGCCAAAACAGGCAAATTGATATCCAGCACCTAAGCCAGGCAATGGTTCAAATACAGCTTCATATGTAAATCCTGGATGAAAGTTGTAGAACTCTTCTGAGAAATCTTTTTAAATTGGCCCTTTGCAACTGCAAATTTTTGCAGATGTGCGACACAGCTGCACCTTTCAAACCCCAATGCAGGCAAACAGACGAATGATTGTCAGATGACAGAAGAAAATTAACTAAACCATTTAGCAGGAGGGAACTAATGAAcaggctttttattttgttacagaacGGACAAGGATAACACAAACATACCTCTTCAGAAAAAGTCTGAAGCTGATCTTTTGAATAGACATACTGCCAAATGCGTTCCATGTCATTCCAGTCCTTTACAATGCCATGTTCCATGGGGTATCGGATAGATAGTAAGCCTCTGTGTTCCTGgaagcagaaaatgtatatatgttagtAGTCATCTACAGGAAGAGTGCCTGTGTTTTAaagcagtggtggccaaccttttcgggcagtcggaccactaaatttaccggctcctgaccaggcatgtgcggggagccgggtgtcacttaaaggagaagaaactttccttttagtgacgtcatgatgccagaaccctcccactctcctgGGGGCTCGCAGGTCTGACCCTgggatgggagagtaggcggacTGGCGACTGCTGTTTCAATCAGTGGTCAAAGTAACTGCCTTACCTCTGCCTTTGGTCCAATAAATAGATCTCCTTCCAAGGCACCAGCCATGACTCGAATATGCTTTGGCCGCCCCACACTAAGCAGAAACACAACACAAGCTTACCAACTTTACCTTGTACAGAAACTGCATAATAGTTCATCAACAACAAAGTACTTACTAGTTAGGAAAGCAATACTTTGGGATCTGATCACCAGCAAAGCCAGCTTTAATGACTCCAGAgccctataaaaagaaaaaggtacaaTGTAATAACAGTAATTACATTACCAGAGCCATACAGTGTATTAAAGGAGTACAGGAGGTGATGAAAAGAGAACAATGGaatgtttttgcatttcttaTTCATGCATTGTAATAGTTCCACCAGTCTTCAGATAAAGCAAACCTTTCACCAATGTCTTAACATTACCTTATCTTATCCTTTAGCTCATCGTTTTAAcaaatcactcatttctttttcttgctttctcATTTCACAGAATGATGAATGATGTAAGCTTTACAACCTGCTgcaagcctcccgggatatctacttCATTAATAACAGGAGGATGGACAGGATGTGAAGCATCACATCTTTGAAGAAGGGGTGGCTGtgattatttaaaagtaaaagccgGCTCACAAATTCAAGATAATATTACATTAtcaatcaagaagaaaaaaagctatGGAAACTGCAAAAAGACAGCATGTCTCAAGACACCAACTAATACAGCGCAGTCCAACTCCTCCATTTCAGGTCAGGATTTTCACATGAACAGCATtgttctgactctttgtaaacctcGCCTCACTAAATGTACTGCTGTCTATTGAATAGTTGGACAGCCCTGGGGTAGTAattaggtgatttttttattatattatcctgGGATAGTACTAGGCTTGgctgattttagtttttaataggaAGGAAGCAGCTCCACTTCAAGGAGAATCTGTGGTTTTTGTTTGCAATGATTGCAAAGTGCTGCTCACAGATATAGAATGAAACCAAACGTATCCATTCATGGCCACCATACGCCATAGAGGTATAGAGGGACTTTCTGGGTTACCACCACAGCCGAGACTTGTTACCAACACAACCAAGGCAAAGAAAGAAAACCTCAGCATCAGGAATTCTTCTCTGGGTTGGTCAGATGTAAAAATGTCTATAAAACTCATTTAGAAAGAAGATGTAATTTAATCTTGCATGCTGGAAATTGCAGtgataatgaatataaaatgccTTGTATTGGCTGTAATACATGGCTTGTATATGCTGCTTTTGTTGTATATAGAGCTACGGTGGACAACCAGAAACTTTTTTCAGCCAATTTATTGTGACCACATGCAAATATTACTAGACAGGGAGGGAAGGGTTAGAATATCTGCTGAGTTTCTATTGTTGAGAGTCCACATTGGAAAGATTAAACATCCGAGTAACATTACACAGTGTTTTCCCCGgacacttttagctgggcgcaccacctggcactttttagtaactacccggctgttctTAAGTTTGGTTGCAATAAAACCTTTAAACAATGCCTGggttattattataaacaggatttatatagcaccaacatattatgcagcactgtagaGTTGAACACT includes these proteins:
- the ACTR1A gene encoding alpha-centractin isoform X2 → MAGALEGDLFIGPKAEEHRGLLSIRYPMEHGIVKDWNDMERIWQYVYSKDQLQTFSEEHPVLLTEAPLNPRKNRERAAEVFFETFNVPALFISMQAVLSLYATGRTTGVVLDSGDGVTHAVPIYEGFAMPHSIMRIDIAGRDVSRFLRLYLRKEGYDFHTSAEFEIVKTIKERACYLSINPQKDETLETEKAQYYLPDGSTIEIGPARFRAPELLFRPDLIGEECEGIHEVLVFAIQKSDMDLRRTLFSNIVLSGGSTLFKGFGDRLLSEVKKLAPKDVKIRISAPQERLYSTWIGGSILASLDTFKKMWVSKKEYEEDGPRAIHRKTF
- the ACTR1A gene encoding alpha-centractin isoform X1 is translated as MESYDVIANQPVVIDNGSGVIKAGFAGDQIPKYCFPNYVGRPKHIRVMAGALEGDLFIGPKAEEHRGLLSIRYPMEHGIVKDWNDMERIWQYVYSKDQLQTFSEEHPVLLTEAPLNPRKNRERAAEVFFETFNVPALFISMQAVLSLYATGRTTGVVLDSGDGVTHAVPIYEGFAMPHSIMRIDIAGRDVSRFLRLYLRKEGYDFHTSAEFEIVKTIKERACYLSINPQKDETLETEKAQYYLPDGSTIEIGPARFRAPELLFRPDLIGEECEGIHEVLVFAIQKSDMDLRRTLFSNIVLSGGSTLFKGFGDRLLSEVKKLAPKDVKIRISAPQERLYSTWIGGSILASLDTFKKMWVSKKEYEEDGPRAIHRKTF